One segment of Nostoc flagelliforme CCNUN1 DNA contains the following:
- a CDS encoding phasin family protein, translating to MAGFGDIVQKAFYLGVGLASYAGEKAGGKLAEVRSQVQKLADEMVAKGEMNTEEARRFVEDMMKQAQQTQPSAETSEKKPPSEPRRIEILEEDEEPTVKEGSTDENTEKLRQEVLELQNELKRLQRDQ from the coding sequence ATGGCTGGTTTTGGAGATATTGTTCAAAAAGCTTTTTACCTCGGTGTTGGATTAGCTTCTTACGCAGGTGAGAAAGCAGGGGGAAAATTAGCCGAAGTGCGATCGCAAGTCCAAAAACTGGCAGATGAAATGGTCGCAAAGGGCGAAATGAACACAGAAGAAGCCCGCCGCTTCGTTGAAGATATGATGAAGCAAGCCCAACAAACCCAGCCATCTGCTGAAACCTCTGAGAAAAAGCCTCCTTCAGAACCTCGTCGCATTGAAATTTTAGAGGAAGATGAAGAACCAACGGTGAAAGAGGGATCAACTGATGAGAACACAGAAAAATTACGCCAAGAAGTGCTAGAGCTACAAAACGAGTTAAAAAGATTGCAACGCGATCAATAA
- a CDS encoding YciI family protein, which translates to MPWFVKIEEGKVDKATFDQYVPAHKAYIQDLIAKGHKARTGYWAEQRGGMLLFEAASKEEAEAIVADDPLVKHGCVNYQLYEWRIVME; encoded by the coding sequence ATGCCGTGGTTTGTAAAAATTGAAGAAGGGAAAGTCGATAAAGCTACCTTTGACCAATATGTACCTGCCCACAAAGCCTACATTCAGGACTTGATTGCTAAAGGACACAAAGCGCGAACAGGCTATTGGGCAGAGCAAAGAGGCGGAATGTTGCTGTTTGAGGCAGCCTCAAAGGAGGAAGCAGAAGCAATTGTAGCTGATGACCCGTTGGTGAAACACGGCTGCGTCAACTATCAGCTTTATGAATGGCGGATTGTTATGGAATAA
- a CDS encoding erythromycin esterase family protein: protein MSDATQLIDALHEAAHPLTGTAQDYDPLMDLIGNARFVLIGEASHGTHEFYEQRTLITKRLIQEKGFTAIAVEADWPDAYRVNRYVRGINDIPTPAEALTGFEDFPAWMWHNTDVVNFIGWLRQYNDALPQDRNKVGFYGLDLYSMYTSISEVIAYLDKVDPEAAQQARCRYSCLEHFEEDTEAYGYAAAFGMSESCEKEVINQLMELQRRIGDYAGRDGQVAEDEFFYAQQNARLVKNAEEYYRSMFQGQVLSWNIRDRHMAETLDHLAAHLDKQGNPSKIVVWAHNTHLGYVRATDMGIAGELNVGQLVRDKYGDDTVLVGFTTYTGTVTAASLWGGVPELKQVRPALSDSYEALFHEVGLPQFLLNLRKENQAVTGLEKPRLERAIGVIYQPETERKSHYFYARLPDQFDAVIHIDDSRGVQPIDCTSHLDTTELPETFPFAV, encoded by the coding sequence ATGTCAGATGCAACACAGCTAATCGATGCATTGCATGAAGCGGCTCATCCATTAACAGGTACCGCCCAAGATTACGATCCACTCATGGATTTAATTGGTAATGCCCGCTTTGTGCTGATTGGCGAAGCGTCTCACGGCACCCATGAATTTTATGAACAACGGACTCTTATTACCAAACGCTTGATTCAAGAAAAAGGCTTTACGGCTATAGCAGTGGAGGCAGACTGGCCGGATGCCTACCGTGTTAATCGATATGTACGGGGAATTAATGATATTCCTACTCCTGCTGAAGCGCTGACAGGCTTCGAGGATTTTCCAGCTTGGATGTGGCACAACACGGATGTAGTGAACTTCATCGGTTGGCTACGTCAGTATAATGATGCATTACCGCAGGATAGAAACAAAGTTGGCTTTTACGGGCTTGACCTTTACAGTATGTATACCTCAATAAGCGAGGTTATTGCTTACCTGGATAAAGTTGACCCAGAAGCCGCACAACAGGCACGCTGTCGATATTCTTGCTTAGAACACTTTGAAGAAGATACCGAAGCTTATGGGTATGCGGCTGCTTTTGGTATGAGCGAGTCTTGTGAGAAAGAAGTTATTAATCAATTGATGGAATTGCAACGCCGGATTGGGGATTATGCTGGGCGTGATGGTCAGGTTGCAGAAGACGAGTTTTTCTATGCCCAACAGAACGCGCGGCTGGTGAAGAATGCCGAGGAATACTACCGCTCAATGTTTCAGGGACAGGTGTTGTCTTGGAACATACGCGATCGCCACATGGCAGAAACCCTAGATCACCTCGCCGCCCATTTAGATAAGCAAGGAAACCCCTCAAAGATTGTGGTTTGGGCGCACAATACCCACCTAGGCTATGTGCGAGCAACCGATATGGGAATTGCGGGTGAACTCAACGTCGGGCAATTGGTACGAGATAAATATGGTGATGATACCGTACTTGTGGGTTTTACAACTTATACGGGTACAGTTACGGCTGCTTCTCTTTGGGGTGGTGTACCTGAACTTAAACAAGTTCGTCCAGCATTATCTGACAGTTACGAAGCTTTATTTCATGAGGTAGGTTTACCTCAGTTTTTACTGAACTTACGAAAAGAAAATCAAGCAGTTACAGGATTAGAAAAACCGCGATTAGAACGAGCGATCGGCGTAATTTATCAGCCCGAAACTGAGCGTAAGAGCCATTACTTCTACGCTCGACTACCCGACCAGTTTGATGCTGTAATCCACATTGATGACAGTAGGGGAGTACAACCAATCGATTGCACTTCTCATCTAGATACAACTGAACTGCCAGAGACATTTCCTTTTGCTGTCTAA
- a CDS encoding HAD-IIIA family hydrolase → MSLLLLDLDGTIREPLSGKQYFQHPQDQKIIPGAEVAIGAYKDNWIIVGITNQGGVAAGHKSIQECITEQQYTLELFPELREIYFCPDFEGKKCFRVTRHNVHNHSKTKWSGHYRKPKPGMLQLAMVRHEHTRENTIYVGDRPEDEAAARSAGVRFQWGRDWIEQHQGAIIS, encoded by the coding sequence ATGAGCCTATTATTGCTGGATTTAGACGGCACAATTCGAGAACCACTTAGCGGCAAGCAATACTTTCAACATCCTCAAGACCAGAAAATTATTCCGGGTGCTGAAGTTGCTATTGGCGCTTACAAAGATAATTGGATTATTGTTGGCATTACCAATCAAGGTGGCGTTGCCGCAGGACACAAGTCTATTCAAGAGTGCATCACCGAACAGCAGTATACCCTTGAGCTATTTCCAGAATTAAGAGAAATCTACTTCTGCCCTGACTTTGAAGGCAAGAAATGTTTCCGCGTCACTCGCCACAATGTCCATAACCATAGTAAAACCAAATGGTCAGGGCACTATCGCAAACCCAAACCCGGAATGTTGCAACTGGCAATGGTTCGGCACGAGCATACTCGCGAAAATACAATCTATGTGGGCGATCGCCCCGAAGATGAAGCTGCCGCCCGTAGTGCTGGGGTACGGTTCCAATGGGGAAGAGATTGGATTGAACAACATCAGGGAGCAATCATTTCTTAG
- a CDS encoding PQQ-dependent sugar dehydrogenase, which yields MNSIKSSNQKQRRFISKFALKSYFVAAKTLLFTIVLLNYGTTGVNAEPKALRPDIQIRNITNTISVSPSVRIVKDPRNNILYYLKQNGDIYQVNLGLSNSRLVYTSSDHNLGETQGMAIGPNGTIYLVGNADLVNNQTKGIILKGEIKSGTEQRVWSVLAKSAGYPKSRTAYDHRFNGVVVSPDGNFIYVNSGSRTDHGEVQSANGLYPDTREVGLTACILRLPTNGKNLFLANDRAALKTAGYIFAEGTRNTFDMAFAPNGDLFGTENGPDRDMSEELNWLRPGLNYGFPWRIGGTDNPQQFPNYDPAKDLLLSLKFNAVQRGYFRNDPTFPARPVNLIEPIPNLGPDADNFRDPVDGQVKDASVLGQPFSTFTSHRSPLGLVFDTQGVLSPEFNRDGFMLSFTTGDPTGETLPGPFKDSGQDLLHLNLTKVGNTNYKLNATRIVEGFSNPIDAAIIGNKIYVIEYGGNQGIWEITMPTR from the coding sequence ATGAATAGCATTAAATCATCCAACCAAAAGCAACGCAGATTTATCAGTAAGTTCGCTCTCAAAAGCTACTTTGTTGCCGCTAAAACGCTGTTGTTTACAATAGTCCTATTAAATTATGGCACTACTGGAGTAAATGCTGAACCTAAAGCCCTGCGTCCTGATATTCAGATTCGTAATATTACGAATACCATATCGGTCTCTCCTTCTGTTCGAATTGTAAAAGATCCACGAAACAATATCCTCTATTACCTCAAACAAAATGGTGATATTTATCAAGTCAATTTAGGCTTGTCTAATAGTAGACTTGTGTACACCTCTAGCGATCATAATCTAGGTGAGACTCAAGGTATGGCTATAGGCCCTAACGGCACAATTTATTTGGTTGGCAATGCAGACCTTGTGAATAACCAGACCAAAGGAATTATTCTTAAAGGTGAAATTAAGTCGGGTACAGAACAGCGCGTCTGGTCTGTCTTAGCTAAGAGTGCAGGCTATCCCAAAAGCAGAACAGCCTATGACCATCGCTTTAACGGCGTGGTTGTTAGCCCGGATGGTAACTTTATCTATGTGAATAGCGGTTCTCGTACCGATCACGGTGAGGTTCAGTCTGCTAATGGGCTATATCCTGATACTCGCGAAGTAGGATTAACCGCCTGTATACTCCGTCTTCCTACTAATGGCAAAAATCTTTTTCTTGCAAACGATCGAGCAGCTTTAAAGACAGCTGGCTATATTTTTGCAGAAGGAACACGTAATACTTTCGATATGGCCTTTGCGCCCAATGGGGATTTATTTGGTACAGAAAATGGCCCCGATCGCGACATGTCAGAAGAATTAAATTGGCTCCGTCCAGGTCTTAATTACGGCTTTCCCTGGCGTATTGGCGGGACAGACAACCCACAACAATTTCCCAATTATGATCCTGCCAAAGACCTTTTGTTAAGCCTCAAATTTAATGCCGTCCAAAGGGGCTATTTTCGTAACGATCCAACCTTTCCTGCTCGACCTGTAAACTTAATTGAACCAATTCCTAATTTGGGGCCGGACGCAGACAATTTCCGTGATCCTGTAGATGGGCAAGTTAAAGACGCCAGTGTTCTTGGGCAACCTTTTAGCACTTTTACATCACACCGTTCTCCTTTGGGCTTAGTTTTTGATACACAAGGAGTATTGAGTCCAGAATTCAACAGAGATGGATTCATGCTGAGTTTTACAACAGGCGACCCCACTGGCGAAACACTACCAGGCCCTTTTAAAGATTCCGGCCAAGACCTACTGCATTTAAACTTAACTAAAGTAGGAAATACCAACTATAAATTGAACGCTACCCGCATTGTTGAAGGTTTTAGTAATCCCATTGACGCTGCGATTATCGGCAATAAGATTTATGTTATCGAATATGGTGGAAATCAAGGAATTTGGGAAATCACTATGCCGACTAGATGA
- a CDS encoding DVUA0089 family protein gives MAVIFGTTDPDTRNGTLGDDTIYGWANGGNANSLSGNDTLNGLDGNDNLFGGTGNDSLIGGLGNDTLDGGLGTDTLDGGLGDDTYVIDSATDTITEARNSGIDTVRSSVPYNLGGAYLENLRLREGSAINGTGNSLNNIVFGNTANNTLNGRAGDDTLDGNLGNDTLNADEGNDSLQGGPGNDLLNGGSGNDILIGVFPGSPLTPGLGETDTLTGGVGVDRFVLGDAINVYYDDQNTTNAGFGDLATITDFNPSEDQIQLQGSQLNYRLQSVGANTQIFLDKPGAEPDEIIGIVQGVVNLKLDSDDFLFFEQENAGQATNNTLASAEVLGSLSSGSDVNHSGELVTVQPGDNPDFDFFRFSLANPGTVTINTATTDDTVIGLFNNAGTLLQSDDDSGPEFGSFITASLGAGTYSISVSKYAFFPQDGGTFSGSSDSNPAPYTLEVSLA, from the coding sequence ATGGCAGTTATTTTCGGCACTACAGATCCTGACACCAGAAATGGGACTTTGGGAGATGATACAATATATGGTTGGGCTAATGGTGGTAATGCCAATAGTTTGTCTGGGAATGATACCCTCAATGGTCTAGATGGTAATGATAATCTATTTGGCGGAACGGGAAACGACAGTTTAATCGGTGGACTTGGCAATGACACACTTGATGGTGGCTTGGGTACTGACACCTTAGATGGGGGACTAGGCGACGATACTTACGTCATTGACAGCGCTACCGACACAATTACCGAGGCTAGAAATTCAGGCATAGATACCGTCCGGTCTTCTGTCCCCTACAACCTGGGGGGTGCTTATCTGGAGAACCTAAGGCTGAGAGAAGGTAGCGCCATTAATGGGACAGGTAACAGTCTTAATAACATAGTATTTGGTAATACTGCTAACAACACTCTGAATGGGAGAGCAGGCGATGACACGCTAGATGGTAATTTGGGCAATGATACCCTCAATGCTGACGAAGGCAATGATAGTCTACAGGGCGGGCCCGGCAATGACCTACTCAATGGGGGGTCTGGAAACGACATCCTCATCGGTGTTTTCCCTGGCAGTCCCCTTACACCTGGATTAGGGGAGACTGATACCTTAACTGGGGGCGTTGGGGTAGATAGATTTGTCCTTGGGGACGCTATAAATGTCTACTACGACGATCAAAACACTACGAATGCTGGTTTTGGGGACTTGGCTACTATTACTGACTTCAACCCTAGTGAAGATCAAATACAACTCCAAGGCTCTCAACTAAACTACCGCTTGCAATCTGTTGGAGCAAATACACAAATATTTTTAGACAAACCTGGAGCAGAGCCAGATGAGATTATTGGTATTGTGCAGGGGGTAGTAAACCTCAAACTTGATAGTGACGATTTCCTTTTCTTTGAGCAGGAAAATGCTGGACAAGCTACAAACAATACACTAGCCAGCGCTGAAGTATTGGGTTCTTTATCATCAGGCTCAGACGTTAATCATTCAGGTGAGTTAGTAACAGTTCAACCGGGGGACAATCCCGATTTCGACTTTTTTAGATTTTCTCTAGCAAATCCAGGCACTGTCACTATCAATACGGCGACAACTGATGATACAGTTATCGGACTGTTTAACAATGCTGGGACTTTATTGCAAAGTGACGATGATAGTGGCCCTGAGTTTGGGTCATTCATCACCGCTTCATTGGGTGCTGGAACCTACTCAATTTCAGTGAGTAAATATGCTTTCTTCCCCCAAGATGGCGGAACTTTCTCTGGCTCTAGTGATAGTAACCCTGCTCCTTATACGCTAGAAGTTAGTTTGGCATAA